The Culex pipiens pallens isolate TS unplaced genomic scaffold, TS_CPP_V2 Cpp_Un0003, whole genome shotgun sequence genome includes a region encoding these proteins:
- the LOC120431400 gene encoding uncharacterized protein LOC120431400, producing MYTEDYERKMLELVSDDNTYTCVKRDPTNGIQTKNNNFVKKLKDQKFIDEKTKRSLTIYNAVCPRIYGQPKAHKSNLPLRPVIPNTTAPTYKLSKYIANILQLSMESKYNITSSFAFCQEINQITLPHNYIIISLDVVSLFTNAPRELVTYSIIYEWETIRNNTDIDLDLFLEMVEFCMKESYFRYKGKFYYQIYGTAMGSPLSPILADISLETVIGKAVEALPFDVPIVRKYVDDLFIAVPADKIDVVLEEFNKHEARLQFTLECEQDNKLPFLDMQVIRNADQTLSTDWYAKPIASGRMLNYNSFHQMKHKVNVANIFIHRVTTLSTHSSWNDQKQIIYTQCHTPTQQRIPEDVDQSSNPTAPE from the coding sequence ATGTACACCGAAGATTACGAAAGGAAGATGCTCGAGCTGGTAAGTGATGACAACACATACACATGTGTGAAAAGGGATCCAACCAACGGCATACAAACCAAGAACAACAACTTCGTCAAGAAACTTAAGGATCAAAAGTTCATTGATGAAAAAACAAAGCGCAGTCTAACCATCTACAATGCAGTCTGCCCCCGCATTTATGGACAACCAAAAGCCCATAAAAGTAATCTCCCGTTGAGACCCGTCATCCCCAACACGACAGCACCTACATACAAACTGTCCAAGTACATTGCCAACATCCTACAGTTGTCAATGGAAAGCAAGTACAACATCACTAGTTCTTTTGCCTTCTGCCAAGAGATCAACCAGATCACTCTCCCACACAACTACATCATCATCTCGCTTGATGTGGTTTCCCTCTTTACTAACGCACCAAGAGAGCTCGTCACCTACAGCATAATTTATGAATGGGAAACTATCAGGAACAACACAGACATCGACCTTGATCTCTTTCTGGAGATGGTCGAATTCTGCATGAAAGAGAGCTACTTCAGGTACAAGGGTAAATTCTACTATCAAATCTATGGTACGGCCATGGGGAGCCCTCTGTCACCCATCCTCGCGGACATCTCGCTGGAGACAGTTATTGGCAAAGCTGTTGAAGCGCTACCGTTCGATGTACCAATTGTACGCAAATATGTGGACGATCTGTTTATTGCTGTTCCAGCAGACAAGATCGATGTTGTACTAGAAGAGTTCAACAAACATGAAGCCCGCTTACAGTTCACTCTTGAGTGTGAACAGGACAACAAACTACCGTTCTTGGACATGCAGGTGATCCGGAATGCTGACCAGACTCTGAGCACTGATTGGTACGCCAAACCCATCGCCTCAGGTAGAATGCTGAACTACAACTCGTTTCACCAGATGAAACACAAAGTCAACGTTGCGAACATCTTTATCCACAGAGTGACCACTCTGTCCACACACAGCAGCTGGAACGACCAAAAACAGATCATCTACACACAGTGTCACACACCTACACAACAACGGATACCCGAGGACGTTGATCAGTCGTCTAATCCAACAGCACCAGAGTAA